A DNA window from Hordeum vulgare subsp. vulgare chromosome 1H, MorexV3_pseudomolecules_assembly, whole genome shotgun sequence contains the following coding sequences:
- the LOC123412844 gene encoding pheophytinase, chloroplastic isoform X2, with product MAALAHHHRVLSFTSLATPRTRLPFASSSSPPTHAGLRGARVLRHAFGGGSAPPAASSSLEELSRSCTTWSWRGMRVNYLVRGEGLPVLLVHGFGASVAHWRRNIGVLSESNTVYAIDLLGFGASDKPAGFSYTMETWAELILEFLDEVVKRPTVLVGNSVGSLACVIAASDSTRDLVRGLVLLNCSGGMNNKAIVDDWRIKLLLPLLWLIDFLLKQKSIASALFGRVKERENLKNILMSVYGNKDAVDDELVECCADHKGSG from the exons ATGGCCGCACTCGCCCACCACCACCGTGTCctttccttcacctccttggCAACTCCAAGAACCCGTCTCCCCTTCGCATCCTCCTCGTCGCCTCCCACGCATGCCGGCCTCAGAGGCGCCCGTGTTCTCCGGCACGCCTTCGGCGGCGGCAGCGCGCCCCCCGCCGCCAGCTCGTCGCTGGAGGAGCTGTCCCGGAGCTGCACCACCTGGTCATGGCGAGGGATGCGCGTGAACTACCTGGTCAGGGGGGAGGGCCTGCCCGTGCTGCTCGTCCACGGCTTCGGCGCCTCCGTCGCGCACTGGCGCAG GAACATTGGCGTGTTGTCTGAATCCAACACGGTTTATGCCATCGATTTGCTCGGGTTCGGGGCGTCAGACAAGCCTGCTGGATTCTCTTACACCATGGAAACATGGGCCGAG TTGATCCTGGAGTTCTTGGACGAGGTCGTCAAGAGGCCCACCGTGCTCGTTGGCAACTCTGTGGGGAGCCTTGCTTGTGTCATTGCTGCCTCAG ATTCTACCAGGGACCTTGTCCGGGGACTCGTTCTGCTGAACTGCTCAGGTGGGATGAACAATAAGGCGATCGTGGATGACTGGAGGATCAAGCTGCTCTTGCCTCTGCTCTGGCTAATCGACTTTCTGCTCAAACAAAAGAGCATCGCATCGGCGCTCTTCGGGCGTGTGAAAGAAAG GGAGAATCTGAAGAACATCTTGATGTCTGTCTACGGAAACAAAGACGCCGTGGATGATGAACTGGTCGAG TGTTGTGCAGATCATAAGGGGTCCGGCTGA
- the LOC123412844 gene encoding pheophytinase, chloroplastic isoform X1 — translation MAALAHHHRVLSFTSLATPRTRLPFASSSSPPTHAGLRGARVLRHAFGGGSAPPAASSSLEELSRSCTTWSWRGMRVNYLVRGEGLPVLLVHGFGASVAHWRRNIGVLSESNTVYAIDLLGFGASDKPAGFSYTMETWAELILEFLDEVVKRPTVLVGNSVGSLACVIAASDSTRDLVRGLVLLNCSGGMNNKAIVDDWRIKLLLPLLWLIDFLLKQKSIASALFGRVKERENLKNILMSVYGNKDAVDDELVEIIRGPADTEGALDAFVSTVTGPPGPSPIALMPGIKVPVLVLWGDEDPFTPIDGPVGKYFSGLPSELPNVRLHMLEGVGHCPHDDRPDLVHEKLLPWLASLPSATEPEVAVT, via the exons ATGGCCGCACTCGCCCACCACCACCGTGTCctttccttcacctccttggCAACTCCAAGAACCCGTCTCCCCTTCGCATCCTCCTCGTCGCCTCCCACGCATGCCGGCCTCAGAGGCGCCCGTGTTCTCCGGCACGCCTTCGGCGGCGGCAGCGCGCCCCCCGCCGCCAGCTCGTCGCTGGAGGAGCTGTCCCGGAGCTGCACCACCTGGTCATGGCGAGGGATGCGCGTGAACTACCTGGTCAGGGGGGAGGGCCTGCCCGTGCTGCTCGTCCACGGCTTCGGCGCCTCCGTCGCGCACTGGCGCAG GAACATTGGCGTGTTGTCTGAATCCAACACGGTTTATGCCATCGATTTGCTCGGGTTCGGGGCGTCAGACAAGCCTGCTGGATTCTCTTACACCATGGAAACATGGGCCGAG TTGATCCTGGAGTTCTTGGACGAGGTCGTCAAGAGGCCCACCGTGCTCGTTGGCAACTCTGTGGGGAGCCTTGCTTGTGTCATTGCTGCCTCAG ATTCTACCAGGGACCTTGTCCGGGGACTCGTTCTGCTGAACTGCTCAGGTGGGATGAACAATAAGGCGATCGTGGATGACTGGAGGATCAAGCTGCTCTTGCCTCTGCTCTGGCTAATCGACTTTCTGCTCAAACAAAAGAGCATCGCATCGGCGCTCTTCGGGCGTGTGAAAGAAAG GGAGAATCTGAAGAACATCTTGATGTCTGTCTACGGAAACAAAGACGCCGTGGATGATGAACTGGTCGAG ATCATAAGGGGTCCGGCTGACACCGAAGGAGCTCTCGACGCGTTCGTGTCGACGGTGACGGGCCCGCCGGGGCCTAGCCCGATAGCCCTGATGCCGGGGATCAAAGTTCCGGTGTTGGTTCTGTGGGGAGACGAGGATCCCTTCACCCCGATCGACGGGCCCGTGGGGAAGTACTTCTCCGGCCTCCCGTCCGAGCTTCCCAACGTGAGGCTCCACATGCTGGAGGGGGTTGGCCACTGCCCGCACGACGATCGGCCGGACCTCGTGCACGAGAAGCTGCTTCCATGGCTGGCCAGTCTCCCGTCGGCGACCGAGCCTGAGGTGGCGGTAACGTAA